TTGACTCAAGTGTCAGTTGCTATTTAAGTGGAGGGTAGGAAGGAAACCAGCAAATTTCAGCGTAACAACTCAGTAACCACTAgcagaaaacagagacaaaCTGACAGGTTGTCATCCAGCTTGTCTGCAGTTTACAACATTAAGAAGGGCACCAGTGAAAGAACTGTTTGAACCTGAACAGCTGTGCTTGTTAAGGCCAGTAGAGGTTCAAGAAACATATTCTGAGACATTAAACCAGGAAGTTAATATGAAAGAACTTCGTATAACCAAATAGAGTGATTGTAGTTCTAAAACCTCAATAGTTTCTAGTTTTGAAAGACACTGGGAAGACAGAGACAATTCAGTTTAAGTAGGCATAGGTTTTGTTGGATAccagaaatggtttcaaagttgttttcacattttcaagGTATGATATGCAAAGCAAGAGATAAGGGAGTCAATACAGACTTCCTTTCATGAATCCAGCCCTATATCCTTAGTGGTATCTTATCCATGCCATTTGTAGATAGATATACACAGTTCCCAAGCATCACAGTAAGCAACatctttctttaaagcttttcttgttctttccacttttcttgccattcttgtctttgttttcagacattttctttgctctgattTCTCTCATTAAATCAAAGAATAcctagaggggaaaaaaaaaaagattaaacaaGTTCTGCCACCTAAAAACAGATCCAGGCTACTTTATTAGGCACATAAGTGACACAGTACAACAAGGTACCTAGCAGCAGAATCAAATCTGGACACATCCCAGCTATAAATTCAACATTAGAATTATGGTACCTGAAGCAGTAGCAAGAAGCAAGACTGTTCCATGACTCTATCGTAACTTAAGTcactcagcagctctgtttcaAGAGCTTTTTGTTGAATATTGCTCTTGCACAAAAGTAGCATTCAGAGCTCAAGATAATATTGCTCTGTGCTTAATAAGTTATTTGCTGGGAAATACTTGCTAACTCAAGCATCCAGTATTTAGTTCAGTCCTTCCTAAGTGGTTACAAGCACATACCCTGCTGTATAATATTCTGCCTGTTTCATAATTAAAAGAGCTGCAGCATTCAGAGTGGCAGTATCAGGCACAGGAAGTCCTGCTGCATAGAAGACTCTCAGAAGTCATCACTCTGATATGTCCACCCAAAAATCATAGATTACTTTACCTATGCTAGATACCAAAAGATGAAATAGCAGCTTAACTGAGCATTACTAAGAAAAGAAGTCAGAACTATAAAACAAGAACTGTTTTCCCTCATACATGTTACGATCAAGCTACAAGCATTCTTTGACCAAGGAGAAAGCAGCTTAGAATTTGTAACCTGAGAACAAATGCACATTTCACTCAACTACATCTCCGTTGACCTTAAGAGGGACCAATACTAAGCCTGGGGAAATCTTCTGAAGAATATGGAGGTAAAAGGGTACTCTCTTCAATAAAACGCTTAACTACACATATCAAAAGGGAGGTTTGAGACTGTTGATTTCTCCTGTAGGGTGAATTTCTCACTAGGAATATCCCATCAATGTTTAGACAAAATGGCAGAAACACTAAGAAGGATAGTCCTAGACCAGCACGTGCAAATCAAAACAGCTCAGACGCCACAAGAAGAGTTTTTGCCAGTTCAGAACGATCTTGACAAAAATGCAAGAGTCAAGCTTTTAACATTAACCACATTACACAGCTTTGCAAGGACAGATGGAAACAGCTCAACATCTAGAGCTAATAGGCTTTATTGAAAAGCTGGTTCAGGTACAAACAGCTAAAACAATACTGTTACCTTGTAGTGGTCTCTAGGCTTGCCCAAGCTATGTATTTACTCCAGTGTACACATTCCACTACATTAGTTCATTTGATAACCTACGCTTTTGGAAATCCAAACATGGATTTGCTTTTGTTCCAGAAAGAGTCAAAAATTCACTCAGCTATTAAGCAAACAGTACCAGTTTCACTGCAGTAGAAGCAAGTTATTCATCTTACCTTATCTACATTTGCTCTAGTTTTGGCAGAGGTCTCTACATACTGCACACCCCactcttctgctttatttctagCCTCTTCTACAGGCACTTGTCGGCGTTCTTCCAAGTCAGATTTGTTTCCTACTACCAGTAAAGgtattttatcttcttcagCTTTCACACGCAGGATCTGTTCCCTAATGCATCAGGTATTAAAAATATGCACATGTTAGTGGCATTAACAAAACCCATACTCTTAAGATGAATAGATCAAGCAGTCTGCACACTACTAGTGTTTGTAACACCACTTAAGTCAGTCCCCCAACAGCCAAATAAAGTTGAAGTGTTTCCAAGTATAACACACTGAGTAAAAGCTCACATTTTCAGGAAGGCCGTTTCACTACTTGGTAGAAGTGTTGCAACCCTGGATCCAGAAGAAAAGTAAAGTAGCAGAAGAACAACTTAATATGAGTTCACATCTGAATGCCAAAAAGCACCAGTACTGTGTTTGCCAGATTTCAGCCCTGTGTTCAGTTACCACCCTCAATTTCAATTTAGCACCCTGTCTCAATATAGGTCCAGGCAGCATCAAGGCACTGCTGAAGTAGCAGGTTAAGaacaggagaagctgctggcaaaggttatttttaatggCTACATCAGTTGTTAGTTACTAGCTCAACAGTACACCAAAGCcttcaaaggaacaaaaattaATTGATCAGTATTAACCAGTATAaccagaggccctgggttcgaatcccctgtggtgcaagtggtagaagtgccgctctgctacacagaggctcgaatcccagggggttggacttgatgatctctaaggtcccttccaacctgcacgaaactatgaaactatgaaacctTGCTATCCTTTTCTCATTCAAGGGCCTATCATGAGCACAAGGCCATATGCAAGTCTCAAAGCCTGTGCTATCACAGGAATAAAACAGGTTGAAACCAGACTGACACATGTTGCTGCCCATCTACAATTCTGGAAGGGCTGTAACAGTATGCAGCTATTTTTAGGCTACCCATTCTTGCTTCTTCCTAAaagtttttggtgttttatttctttttttttcaaaccaaCAGTTCTTACTGGTGTCTTACTGGAGTCAGGTGAGGGTTCTTCTGTGAAGTACCCAGTTTTGTACCTGCTTGATTGGTATTGGCCTTCTCCCCTCCATCTTCTATTATGAGAAGTCTTTACACTCACTTTCAGCCCAGCACCACTTGAGCTGTTTCATTCCTTGAATGCTCTAAGCAGAGCATACCAAACAAAACAGCTCCCATTGTGTCCCCACGACAAACTCTTAAATAACTATGCAGTCCCCTGTTACTGTTGGAATGGTATGATACATTAAGAACTTTGACAAAAGTCCTGGAGTGTGAAGGAAATGTCATAGGTATTATAATATCCTGCAAGAAAGTGCCTACCTCACTTGGTAAGCAGAAATTTAAGCGCTGATCGTCTGTTAATCTTGTTTCACtaaagcaaagtgaaaacaaatcagaCTGATAAAGAGCAAACAGAACTCATAAGGAATCTTTGGATTGTCTTCTACACTGAAGTAACAACCATTAGCCAAAAGAAGCCAAAACAACTGTCCTGAAGAACCTGAATACAGAAGCTCTGGGACCTGGACAGTTGGTTAAAACTCTTTGCTTTTACAGTACCAAAGTAGTTTCTGTGCTCAGCCTGGTACAGGTTTTAACATTAGAATTACAAATCCTgagaacaaaaaacagaagcatttacCATCACTGAGTGTCTTTCTAGGAACATGTCTGCCTACAATAGTACTGCCTAGCTGCCAACCCCTGCTTGGCACCAATCCATACCTGAGTGTGGAGGCTAATCCTTCCCTCCCTTAGAGCACCTGCTTCTAGCAGTAAGCAACAGTGTCTGAAACCTGGCCAAGAGGCACTTAATTCCAGAAGTACTGCTCTCAGATAATTAAACTCCACATCCAAGAAGACTGAAAATTGGCTAGAATACATAAGTTTAAGAGTCCAAGaatctgttcttttcctgaagtTGCTGACGGCGTAATGTCCTCACAAGCTGAAGACGAAGACAACTACAGCCAGAGGCACAGTACAGTGGTTTTAGTTACCAAGAACAAAACAGTTGTATTGCCACTTTCATTGACCAAACGATAATGGATAAAGGAGACAGATCTGTAGCATTTGAGAATTATCAGAGTAGAACAGGGACCAAACATTTCCCCCTGCTTGGGAGAAGAACGCTTACCGAAATTCTGCTGTAGCTGTGAATGATTCGTGCTCTGTTATTGAGAAGACTAGAAGAAATCCTTCCCCACTGCGGAAATAGTTATCTCTGATTGCTGCGTAATCTTCTTGCCCTGCTGTGTCCAGAATGTCTATTTGAACTTCTTCACCATCTAGGACTACCTTCTTTCTGTAGCTATCAGCCTTGGTAGGTTCATAGTCTTCTACAAactgaagaagacagaaattaatGCTTAGAAATACTGTCAAAAGGCCTCAGTATTTGCTTACATCCATTCTCTTTCACTTCAATGACACTTAAATTCCTGAAAGCCTCATCATAATTCAGTCAGTTACTAAGTTCTACcaccttttctatttttactaTAAAAAGCAAGTTATTTAAGTACTTAATACATCAAAGAGCCAATCTGCCTAGTCAAATGAAACTGTCTTCCTAAATAAAATACCGCTCAGCAATTTCAGCACAATTTAAGGGACAAAGACAGTGTAAGCAACCAGCTCATGAACTGGTTGCATTATCTACATCTCCCACCTCAAGATGGAAGCACTTCTGAGTGTACTTCAGTCACAACTATCCATAATTCCAACAAGCCCAGATGACAGCAGCCAGTCATTGAACATAAAAAGCTGCTCCACAATTATACAGCCATGTAGCTGAACACATTTAGTACTGACCAGACAAAGTCACTGACAATTTCACTTGCAGTTCTGTACTTACAGCACACACCCAGCATAGGCTCCTTACCTATCTCTTCTCTCAGTCTTAAAGACTAACAGGTCACACCATGACCCTGATTAAGCTGACTGAAGTCTTCTATCAGCCATGCTAGATGACACGTAGCAGGAAGCTCATGCTTTCAAGCTGGCATAACCACTGATTTCCTTATGCCAAATTCAAGCCAGCTGATACAGAGCTATCTCAGCATAGGTACCACAACAGTACCTATCCCATTTCCGCCCAGCAATGGGGCCTGTTGAGATGCATCACTGCAGTATGTTTggacaaactgaaaataattgttgACTTCTAAATTACAAGATCATGTGTTCAATTTTGTTAATCTGGACTCCCTGATCTAGCTTCCCATATATCAGTATGGAAAAACTTCAAGCTTACTGCTCCACCTGGTTCAGAGCAAGACAGAGCACTTACTTCCGACTTCAACCTTACCTGGCCTAAAACGAATAGaaaccaaattattttcaattttaacaAGCTCTGCACACACAGACTATCACTGACACATTTTGAAGCTGTTCTTTCACCAGAAAGCACCAACCCCATCACTCTCAGTCAGAAGTGCTCCTATAGAGCATCCCTCACAGATTCCTGTTATTCTTCAGCCAGTCACTAGACCCCTACATTTAGTCCCTTTGCCCCCACCACAAGGATTTAGTAAGTTGTACCCATTCTGACTTAAGAGAAACTAAACCAAAGCTACTTACCTCATCATACATGAACTGGAGAGTGAGTGCAGATTTGCCTACACCTCCACTACCAACCATGATCACTTTATGGAGTGCTAAGGAACTCTGGTTCTTGCCCTTGCTTGCAGCCATTGTCCTGTTTGCCACTGATGAAGTACCAGACAACCAATCAGACCTgctgacagaaaaacaaaacagtcacCATGACATCAGTGGCACAGTGGTACCATGCAGGTGAAGCATCTCGCTGTTATGGAAAGACAAGACTAAAACCCTATCCAGCAACCCTGAAATGCATCTGAAATGAAGTCAAGCCATCAACATCTAGAACAGAAGTAGGAACCTGGTATCATGACAAATGCCTTCTCTGAGACAACAGTAGGGTCAAAGGTTTCTCACAGCCATGTACTAATGGAACAGACTGCTTTCATTTGTAAACCCATCCTATGTGACTGCCACCTAGAGAAGCTCCTAAAGGAAACTACACTTGTACTAGCAGGAAGTTCGATTTCATGTCTCTCATTGTAAGGCTTTACAcctttctaaaatatttctttaatgttgGTACAGCTTAGTTTCAATTTACTAACATAGCTATACCTTAGATCTGCTTATAAGAATGACTTTTGATCTTTTCACTATGTAGGCtaataagaaaagcagagattctCAATAAATTCTGGCAGGAACAAACGGCAAAATCTTCCAGCAGAAAGTCTTATGACATGGcattagcatttattttgatattCTTGCCTTTGATGCTAcaatttgcttttgaaaacatcctGCCTTACTGCAAAGAATTCTCAGTACCAGCTCCTCTCCTGATGTTACAAACCTGGAAAGAATACATTCAATGAGTGCTTTTTAACAAGCCTTTGTTTTGTGTCATGCAAACTAAGTACTTAagtgttttttattgcttttcgTCGGTTTAAGAGGTCTCCAGCACTTAGCAGCAGCTGGATGTAGCAGTGCCAGACCCCGAttagcacagagcagcagctttaaGAACAGCACACTGGGAAACAGGGAGCAAAAGATAAAGCAACTGAACAAACGTTGTCACCAGACATGATTCCCAGAGTGAGGAGAATAAAAGGTGTGCTACAGACAAACACTATATGGGAGATGCAAGGATGCACCTCTGTCCTCACAGCAGGACAGCTGAAGGCCCCAGCTATTCCTATTCTGGCTGAGTGCTGTAGGAAGGACAGCAGATcatgcagagaacagaaagcagctgtaacAGCCCTGATTTATAATAGTTCCATCAACACAGAATGATAAGCATGAACAGGCCTACCAGAAATCTCAAGGTAGCCTGAACTGTGATCAGCCCATGAAGATACTCCACCATCAAATTCTGATGCCATCAAATTCTACCAGACAACGGTAATGCCTACAACAGCATTTATATAAGCACTACATTGGAACAGGTTTTCACATAAGCAGCAGTTCTAAACAAAACTAACCAGGGACTGACAACTTTCCAAGCACCAAACATTCTAGGATTACATAGGCTGGGAAGGACCACTGAATACTGTTCAGCTCAAACTCCTCTCTCTAAAGCAGTTGGCCCCAAGCATTTCCAACTGTTTCCACCTCTACAGCTCAAGAAGCAGCTTACCTTCTTCTGGAAGAATGATCCAGTCAGTGGCTGAACTTACATTCCTGTTATCTACCCTCAGGTGGTACAAGCCATACTGAACTTTGTGTGGAAAAATGCATGAGCTGTAAGAATAAAACCTTTGGAAGGACCTTTGAGTTTCCTCAGGCAGAACTTACACCAGAGCACAAACTTTCACAGGCAGCCTTTAAAGAAATTAGAAGCAATTACCTGCTTCATCTGCTTTAAAAGAGGACTGAGTCATTGACTTCATAACTGGGGTTTCAGTAACGGAAAACAAAACTATACACACAGCAGAAGTTTTGTGGTGCTATTGAAAGTGGATCTTTAGACCGACAAATGAAGGCTCTATCAGACAGGATGGCCACATAAACACAGCAAGAGTTGCAAATCAAGCCACAATAGTTACTAAGAAGCTGATTTTATTCCGACTTCTGAAGATCCCTTCTGCACCACAGACCTAACCCTGCCCTAAGCTTTTGCAATCAAACCCTGCTACCTTCAAAATGTAGCCTTAAGCCCACCAACTATTTCAGCCTTCCCTAGTCTTACCTGTTTAGATTGTAATTGCTCCAGGTTAACTGAAGTCTCCAACCATGGAGGAACCTACACAGTGTTACTTCATTCTTGGCTGGGGTCTAGAAACCAGAGTACTTCACAGCAAGCATTCATCCACATCTTCATGAAGTCCAAATGCAAGCATAGCATCCCTAGTTTTTCTATTCCTCTCCTCAGCTAAGCAGTTACTGCGCTCCAGAACACTATTAACATACCAGACTGGTTTACTCTACGCCATAATGGCATGGATAACTTGAATGGTTTCAGCCTCCACCTGCACTAAGCCTTCACAGTTGCAGTCACTTAAAGGAAACAGCACTCATCACTTAACAAGAAAAGAATCCATTTTACTACTGTACACCCAAACACatagaaggaaaaacatgagaaaCCGCAATAAGCTCAGTCTCTTTCCAGGAGATATTCTGTTACTACAGTAAGAAATTCTACAGCCATACTGAGGTGTTAATTAGAATCACTTCTAGTTATTCCAACACAGCTTGTGgtttaaaaactgaaacagagctGTAAGCACAGAGTTGCTGAGACCAGCCCTTGTTCTGCAATGCAGCTGATATCCTTGGACACTTCTTTTCACTGCTACCCGCCACTGAAAGCAGCCATTCTTTGGATTTCAAAGTGGGATTCTAGAAAGACTTGCCCAATAGCTTGACAGAAGAGCTTTGTTAAACCCTTCAGACACctagttttaaaggaaaatctggGTATTCACCCTATTAAAAAGACTTAAATATGATGTCATccacagcaagcacagaaagGACAAAGTTTCACAACAGTGTTTTAGTGATCCTCATTTATCAGAATGCGAATAAGAGACTTTGGGGCGTTTGGTTCTGCAATACGCCTGCAAGAATGCAGCCATGGAAATTCCCTGGATCACAAAACTAATTAACAATCTCACTGAGCTATGAACTGTAAGAGCTCCTCAGCTGTTCTGAGGTTATCCAGAAAATCTTTAAGCACTGAAATTCCATTAGCTTTCAATGGACTGTAAATGCTCCAACTGGTAATTCAACTATAAAAACAAGTTCACTTAATCTCAAGCGGCGTATTTAATGCTACTAAGAATTTTAGGCTATgcatgctaaaaataaaaatgctgctttctttctttttttttttttttttcctgtgctaatATCTTACCTCTTGGAATGTTTCCAGTTATTGCTTTTCATACTAAAAAGATTGTTAAGTGTTCAGCACAAATCCCTTCTCAGGAAATCCCTGTATCCCTCCCCACTTACTGCTGGGTGCTCCTACCTTTAGTCAAGGCTGTGGATTTTCCAGGCCATGTTTTTTTTATCAAGGATCTCTTTAGGCTTGACATGTCTTGCAGAGAAGGCTGGGGCAGCAGTTCCACAGTTTCCATTTATACCATCCTGCCTCTCTCCCCATTCCATCTCCCTGCACCAGCTGTACAAGCCCACCTCCTGCACAGCCATCAGCAAGACCTCACACTTCACTACCAGTGCTGATGTGATGGAGAACACCACATTTGTAGAAGTAAAGCCAAACATAGTAGTCAGAAAGTTACACACCAATGAAGAAGTGGGGAAAATTCCCAATCCTGTCCACTCCACGCTCCCTTTAGGTGTGCTGATGCAACCAAcaccctgctgcagtgctggtgctgagcacTAGAGTGAAACCCTATAGCCTGAGACCTACTTGTAGTAATTAGGCATTTCCTTATCTGTCCAAGATCTATTGGCAGTTCTGTCATTGCTCAGTTAATGATACCAAACAAGAAGAACAGATTtagaaaaaatacttaagaacCAAAGGAAAAGTAAGGTAGTCTCACACCCTGGGAGTTCCTCCAAAGGAGAGTTTATACAGACTGGATCATCACTGGAAGAATTAGAAACAATGCTTAAGAGTTGGAGAAACAACTATGAATTACTTGTTGCACTGAAAGCTACAAGCTTGTTACAGTAGTTAATCAAAATACATCATTTATTACAGCC
This genomic window from Coturnix japonica isolate 7356 chromosome 7, Coturnix japonica 2.1, whole genome shotgun sequence contains:
- the RALB gene encoding ras-related protein Ral-B codes for the protein MAASKGKNQSSLALHKVIMVGSGGVGKSALTLQFMYDEFVEDYEPTKADSYRKKVVLDGEEVQIDILDTAGQEDYAAIRDNYFRSGEGFLLVFSITEHESFTATAEFREQILRVKAEEDKIPLLVVGNKSDLEERRQVPVEEARNKAEEWGVQYVETSAKTRANVDKVFFDLMREIRAKKMSENKDKNGKKSGKNKKSFKERCCLL